A region of Myxococcus stipitatus DSM 14675 DNA encodes the following proteins:
- the asd gene encoding archaetidylserine decarboxylase (Phosphatidylserine decarboxylase is synthesized as a single chain precursor. Generation of the pyruvoyl active site from a Ser is coupled to cleavage of a Gly-Ser bond between the larger (beta) and smaller (alpha chains). It is an integral membrane protein.): MNDQTFMKLMRLLPKSALSSAVGMATRVPIPAPVHQAAMRAFARSYNVDMAEAEHPIEHYPTFAQFFTRSLKPGLRPIDPDEKAVVSPVDGRVSQVGYSEHGRCLQAKGIEYTVDELLGDSQAAKPFHGGAWTTIYLSPRDYHRIHAPLAGTITGYAYIPGEFWPVNPASVMNKQSLFCVNERLVTYLQTAAGQCAVVKVGATCVSRIKASYDDITTHTGQPGKVHQYQEGYKVEKGGELGRFEMGSTVILLFEAGRVKWESSLQPEAPLRLGQRIGVLP, translated from the coding sequence ATGAACGACCAGACCTTCATGAAGTTGATGCGGTTGTTGCCCAAGTCCGCCCTGTCCTCCGCCGTGGGGATGGCCACGCGAGTGCCCATTCCGGCGCCCGTCCATCAGGCGGCCATGCGCGCGTTCGCCCGGTCCTACAACGTGGACATGGCGGAGGCCGAGCACCCCATCGAGCACTATCCGACCTTCGCCCAGTTCTTCACCCGGAGCCTGAAGCCGGGCCTGCGCCCCATCGACCCGGACGAGAAGGCCGTCGTGTCGCCGGTGGATGGCCGCGTGTCCCAGGTGGGCTACTCGGAGCACGGCCGGTGCCTCCAGGCCAAGGGCATCGAGTACACGGTGGATGAGCTGCTGGGCGACTCGCAGGCGGCGAAGCCGTTCCACGGTGGTGCCTGGACGACCATCTACCTGTCGCCGCGCGACTATCACCGCATCCACGCGCCGCTGGCGGGCACCATCACCGGCTACGCGTACATCCCTGGCGAGTTCTGGCCGGTGAACCCCGCGTCGGTGATGAACAAGCAGTCGCTGTTCTGCGTGAACGAGCGGCTGGTGACGTACCTCCAGACCGCCGCGGGGCAGTGCGCGGTGGTGAAGGTGGGCGCCACGTGTGTGTCGCGCATCAAGGCGTCCTACGACGACATCACCACGCACACGGGCCAGCCGGGCAAGGTGCACCAGTACCAGGAGGGCTACAAGGTGGAGAAGGGCGGCGAGCTGGGCCGCTTCGAGATGGGCTCCACCGTCATCCTGTTGTTCGAGGCTGGCCGCGTGAAGTGGGAGTCGAGCCTGCAGCCGGAGGCGCCGCTCCGGCTGGGGCAGCGCATCGGAGTGTTGCCGTGA
- a CDS encoding metallophosphoesterase family protein, whose translation MRIAVISDIHSNIEALTEVLRVTEHQKVDRIVSLGDIVGYGASPNPCCELVRSVAEVTLLGNHDAAVAGRMDYSYYYDAARHALDWSANVLTDENMAWLRSLPYTYRIGDVGFCHGSPIDPKAYEYIFALEQARELTPYVEELPEVTFIGHSHLCRAFAIGNGEVNDVVAQKFGIRRGYKYIISVGSVGQPRDYDNRACFVICDTDARTVEYVRVEYDIETAAQKIFDADLALNFGKRLFLGV comes from the coding sequence ATGCGTATCGCCGTCATCTCCGACATCCACTCCAACATCGAGGCGCTCACCGAGGTGCTCCGAGTCACCGAGCACCAGAAGGTCGACCGCATCGTGTCCCTGGGGGACATCGTCGGTTATGGCGCGTCGCCCAACCCGTGCTGTGAGCTGGTGCGCTCGGTGGCGGAGGTGACGCTGCTGGGCAACCACGACGCCGCGGTGGCGGGGCGGATGGACTATTCGTACTACTACGACGCCGCCCGGCACGCGCTGGACTGGTCCGCCAACGTCCTCACGGACGAGAACATGGCCTGGCTGCGCAGCCTCCCGTACACGTACCGGATTGGCGACGTGGGCTTCTGCCACGGCTCGCCCATCGACCCGAAGGCGTACGAGTACATCTTCGCGCTGGAGCAGGCGCGAGAGCTGACGCCCTACGTGGAGGAGCTGCCGGAGGTGACGTTCATCGGCCACAGCCACCTGTGCCGGGCGTTCGCCATCGGCAATGGCGAGGTGAACGACGTGGTGGCCCAGAAGTTCGGCATCCGCCGGGGCTACAAGTACATCATCTCCGTGGGCAGCGTCGGCCAGCCGCGCGACTACGACAACCGGGCCTGCTTCGTGATCTGCGACACGGACGCGCGCACGGTGGAGTACGTCCGGGTGGAGTACGACATCGAGACGGCCGCGCAGAAGATCTTCGACGCGGACCTGGCGCTCAACTTCGGCAAGCGCCTGTTCCTCGGGGTTTGA
- a CDS encoding TIGR02266 family protein: MSDNRKSARVPTLLRCWCEADNVTLYARIANLSEGGLFLRTSTPLARGAKAVLRLTPGDHPEVQAEATVVWLRDAEDKSYPPGMGLQFEELDAETLGRLRRIISHQQKNPVKAVWAG, from the coding sequence TTGAGCGATAACCGAAAGTCCGCGCGTGTTCCCACGCTGCTTCGCTGCTGGTGCGAGGCGGACAATGTCACGTTGTACGCGCGCATCGCGAATCTGAGCGAAGGGGGCCTCTTCCTTCGCACGAGCACGCCGCTGGCCCGTGGGGCGAAAGCGGTGCTCCGGTTGACGCCGGGAGATCATCCCGAGGTGCAGGCCGAAGCCACGGTGGTATGGCTGCGGGATGCGGAGGACAAGAGCTACCCGCCAGGGATGGGGCTCCAGTTCGAAGAACTGGATGCGGAAACCTTGGGGCGGCTCCGGCGGATTATCTCCCACCAGCAGAAGAACCCCGTGAAGGCGGTCTGGGCCGGCTGA
- a CDS encoding PfkB family carbohydrate kinase, with protein sequence MTLLVVGSVALDSLETPFGQKEDVLGGSATYFSTSASFFVPARVVAVVGEDFPEAHLSFLKGRGIDLEGLTRQPGRTFRWKGRYGYELNEATTLDTQLNVFQTFSPDLPAAYRDTPYVFLGNIHPELQSRVLDQVRSPKLVAADTMNFWIKGSREALLKTLERVNLLFVNDAEARQLAGEHNVVKAARAILRMGPERVVIKRGEYGALLFDKEHVFACPAFPLAEVFDPTGAGDTFAGGFMGMLATSAVGVDSSMLRRAMVMGSVMASFTVEKFSLERLREVTRPEIQARFAEFRTLTHFDDLGPLER encoded by the coding sequence ATGACCCTGCTCGTCGTTGGCTCAGTCGCCTTGGACTCGCTGGAGACCCCCTTCGGACAGAAGGAGGACGTCCTCGGCGGCTCCGCCACGTACTTCTCCACGTCCGCGTCGTTCTTCGTCCCCGCGCGTGTGGTGGCCGTCGTGGGCGAGGACTTCCCAGAGGCCCACCTGAGCTTCCTCAAGGGGCGGGGAATCGACCTGGAGGGCCTCACCCGGCAGCCCGGCCGCACGTTCCGCTGGAAGGGCCGCTACGGCTACGAGCTCAACGAGGCGACGACGCTGGACACCCAGCTCAACGTCTTCCAGACCTTCTCGCCGGACCTCCCCGCCGCCTACCGGGACACGCCCTACGTCTTCCTGGGCAACATCCACCCGGAGCTCCAGTCTCGCGTGCTGGACCAGGTGCGCTCGCCGAAGCTGGTGGCCGCCGACACGATGAACTTCTGGATCAAGGGCAGCCGCGAGGCGCTGCTCAAGACGCTCGAGCGCGTCAACCTCCTCTTCGTCAACGACGCCGAGGCCCGCCAGCTCGCCGGTGAGCACAACGTCGTGAAGGCCGCCCGCGCCATCCTGCGCATGGGCCCCGAGCGCGTCGTCATCAAGCGCGGCGAGTACGGCGCGCTGCTCTTCGACAAGGAGCACGTCTTCGCGTGCCCCGCGTTCCCCCTGGCGGAGGTCTTCGACCCCACCGGCGCGGGTGACACCTTCGCGGGTGGCTTCATGGGCATGCTCGCCACCTCCGCGGTCGGCGTGGATTCCTCCATGCTCCGCCGGGCCATGGTGATGGGCAGCGTGATGGCGTCCTTCACCGTCGAGAAGTTCAGCCTGGAGCGCCTGCGCGAGGTGACGCGCCCCGAAATCCAGGCGCGGTTCGCGGAGTTCCGGACGCTGACCCACTTCGACGACCTGGGGCCGCTGGAGCGCTGA